The Nitrospira sp. sequence GATTGATCGTACCCTTGATGTTCCGCGCAGCCTCCCACAAGTCCACCGCACGCTGGGCATTCAACCAGAATTCAGGGCTGTTGCCGAATAAACGAGAGAGTCGCAACGCCATCTCAGGACTCACCGCACGCCGCTCCCGCAGCAACTCATTCACCGTCTGGCGAGACACCCGAAGAGACTTGGCAAAGCTGGATACGGTCAGGCCATACTCCGGCAAAAAATCCTCCCGCAGAAGGAGCAAAAGATGGGGTCATTAAGCAAAA is a genomic window containing:
- a CDS encoding HigA family addiction module antitoxin; amino-acid sequence: MLLLREDFLPEYGLTVSSFAKSLRVSRQTVNELLRERRAVSPEMALRLSRLFGNSPEFWLNAQRAVDLWEAARNIKGTINHISPLTAA